In Rutidosis leptorrhynchoides isolate AG116_Rl617_1_P2 chromosome 2, CSIRO_AGI_Rlap_v1, whole genome shotgun sequence, one genomic interval encodes:
- the LOC139887854 gene encoding uncharacterized protein, with protein MSLMIIKNSISVAIRGAIPDSEKAKEYLRSVEEQFKGTSKAHTSTLILKMLTTKYDGVSGVREHIMMMSDMANKLKGMDMEISEGFLVHFIMTSLPMQFGPFKINYNTQKEKWNMSELIAMCVQEEERLKVEKPDIAHIATTNSNKRKGSWKSKGSSGESY; from the coding sequence ATGTCTCTCATGATCATTAAGAACTCCATATCCGTTGCTATTCGAGGAGCTATTCCTGACTCCGAGAAAGCAAAGGAATACTTAAGATCCGTAGAGGAACAATTTAAGGGGACTTCAAAAGCCCATACAAGTACTTTGATCCTCAAAATGTTGACTACCAAGTATGATGGGGTTAGTGGTGTACGTGAGCATATTATGATGATGAGTGATATGGCTAATAAATTGAAAGGCATGGACATGGAAATTAGTGAAGGTTTCTTAGTTCATTTCATAATGACTTCTCTCCCTATGCAATTTGGTCCTTTCAAGATCAATTATAATACGCAAAAGGAGAAATGGAATATGAGCGAACTAATTGCCATGTGCGTGCAAGAGGAAGAacgccttaaagttgaaaaacctGATATTGCTCATATTGCTACTACAAACTCCAATAAGAGAAAGGGCTCATGGAAGAGCAAAGGTTCAAGTGGAGAGTCATATTAA